One region of Flavobacterium sp. KACC 22763 genomic DNA includes:
- a CDS encoding glycoside hydrolase family 88 protein, with product MNKISFILILGFASLATACKSGVNPQTKSTTAANNLLETRYKMLLDYPVDSMSMPRSMNVKTLEIRKVPSRDWTSGFFSGNLWQLYRLTGDSKFKEQAQKWTPFSKKESVNSNSHDVGFKVFCSFGEALKVENKKEYEAVIVKGAETLCTRFNPKVGSIRSWDFNKEIWDYPVIIDNMMNLELLFEASKISGNPKYRDVAIKHANTTLKNQFRADNSCYHVIDYNPTTGEVRKKTTLQGYDDDSVWARGQGWAVYGFTMSYRYTKDPAYLKQAEATAKFFMTNKNLPEDGIPYWDFKDPSIPNSARDVSAAMVMASALYELYGYTKNNSYLAFADKLMASVQTDKYILDAKIKAPFLFDHSTGNWPKHDEIDEPIIYADYYFLEALIKAQRLKGSK from the coding sequence ATGAATAAAATTAGTTTCATTTTAATCCTTGGGTTTGCATCGCTTGCAACAGCGTGCAAATCTGGGGTTAATCCTCAAACAAAAAGCACAACGGCGGCAAATAATTTACTTGAAACACGTTACAAAATGTTGCTCGATTATCCTGTAGATTCTATGTCGATGCCAAGAAGCATGAATGTAAAAACTCTTGAGATTCGCAAAGTTCCGTCTAGAGATTGGACAAGCGGATTCTTCTCTGGAAACCTTTGGCAATTGTACCGATTAACAGGCGATTCAAAATTTAAAGAACAAGCTCAAAAATGGACTCCTTTCAGCAAAAAAGAAAGTGTCAACAGTAATTCGCATGACGTAGGTTTTAAAGTGTTTTGCAGTTTTGGAGAAGCGCTGAAAGTGGAAAACAAGAAAGAATACGAAGCGGTAATTGTTAAAGGTGCCGAAACTTTATGCACAAGGTTTAATCCAAAAGTGGGTTCCATTCGCTCATGGGATTTCAACAAAGAAATTTGGGATTATCCAGTAATCATTGATAATATGATGAATCTGGAATTGTTATTTGAAGCGTCAAAAATATCTGGAAATCCAAAATACCGTGACGTTGCTATCAAACATGCCAATACCACTTTAAAAAATCAGTTTAGAGCAGACAATTCGTGTTATCACGTTATCGATTATAATCCAACAACTGGCGAAGTTAGAAAGAAAACGACGCTTCAAGGATACGACGATGATTCTGTTTGGGCGCGTGGTCAAGGATGGGCAGTTTACGGATTTACTATGTCTTATCGCTATACAAAAGATCCAGCCTATTTAAAACAAGCCGAAGCGACTGCAAAGTTTTTTATGACGAATAAAAATCTGCCTGAAGACGGAATTCCGTATTGGGATTTTAAAGATCCTAGCATTCCAAATTCGGCAAGAGATGTTTCTGCTGCGATGGTTATGGCTTCTGCTTTATACGAATTGTACGGTTATACAAAAAATAATAGTTATTTGGCTTTCGCCGATAAACTGATGGCTTCTGTACAGACGGATAAATATATTTTAGATGCTAAAATTAAAGCGCCTTTCTTATTCGATCACAGCACAGGAAACTGGCCGAAACATGACGAAATTGACGAACCAATAATTTACGCCGATTATTATTTTTTGGAGGCATTAATAAAGGCGCAAAGGCTCAAAGGTTCAAAGTAA
- a CDS encoding glycoside hydrolase family 2 protein, translated as MNKTNKTFSIFALFVLFQICLSSSFAQTKMNINDNWLYLENDTQKLSEAQKASNWTSLNLPHTWNAEDATDLYPGYRRDASWYQKKLNIPQIDKNRVYSLYFEGSNVTTNVYVNGKEAGSHIGGYIGFSIDITNFIKEGNNDIFVRVDNSYDIEIIPSQKSDFFIYGGITRDVWLVSKYKNHIENLKITTPEVSAKKASVQIVSSFVNPDNSKDLSLTVTLKNPKGKKVVSKTIPVTDKTSTITFENIKNPELWDTEKPNLYRLSAVLSEKNQIRDSVSEKVGFRWFEFKDHGPFYLNGKRLLIRGTHRHEEQAGVGAAMSNEQHWADMKSIKEMGANFVRLAHYPQDPEIYKACDELGLLVWDELPWCRGGIGNDVWKTNTKNMLAEIINQNYNHPSIIIWSLGNEINWLPDFPDGDNADKTNVFLSELNDIAHKLDPTRKTAIRKYYEGSHIVDVFSPSIWSGWYSGSYKSYQKAIDVYKKEYKHFIHAEYGGDSHVGRHSENPVTGENVIKAEGWEEAIVQTKVANIAQIGDWSENYIVDLFDWHLHISENDPSFVGNIQWAFKDFATPLRPEDDIPYMNQKGLTDRNGVPKDAYYVFKSYWAKEPFTYIESHTWTERQGPENTPRTISVFSNCDKVTFFHNGKSLGEKQRNLAVYPANGLTWDVNFKKGENILIAIGKSKDGKTVSDTLKVNYRFNKNDTASSLQLSSEKLKNGNYLVTAIAIDNNNLRCLDYEASVYFQCLKGGKTLKNQGTPTGSESIKMANGKASIEVIPDGSGKPIEMTALNQSFKGEYLKIPVE; from the coding sequence ATGAATAAAACGAATAAAACTTTTTCAATTTTTGCGCTTTTTGTTTTGTTTCAAATTTGTCTGAGCAGCAGTTTTGCTCAGACAAAGATGAACATTAATGACAACTGGCTTTATTTAGAAAATGACACTCAAAAATTAAGTGAAGCGCAGAAAGCATCCAACTGGACTTCTTTAAACTTACCACATACTTGGAACGCAGAAGATGCAACCGATTTATATCCAGGATACAGACGAGATGCTAGCTGGTATCAAAAGAAATTAAATATTCCCCAAATCGACAAAAACCGCGTTTATTCTTTATACTTTGAAGGTTCGAATGTAACTACAAATGTATATGTAAACGGAAAAGAAGCCGGATCGCATATTGGCGGCTACATTGGATTTTCTATTGATATTACCAATTTTATTAAAGAAGGAAACAACGATATTTTTGTTCGTGTTGATAATAGTTATGATATTGAAATTATTCCGTCTCAAAAAAGTGATTTCTTTATTTATGGTGGAATCACACGCGATGTCTGGCTGGTTTCGAAATACAAAAATCATATTGAGAATTTAAAAATTACAACTCCAGAGGTTTCGGCTAAAAAAGCTTCTGTACAGATTGTTTCTTCTTTTGTAAATCCTGATAATTCAAAGGATTTATCTTTAACAGTAACGCTTAAAAATCCGAAAGGAAAAAAAGTAGTTAGCAAAACAATTCCGGTTACCGACAAAACTTCAACCATCACTTTTGAAAACATTAAAAACCCAGAACTTTGGGATACCGAAAAACCAAATTTATATAGACTTTCTGCTGTTTTATCAGAAAAAAATCAAATTAGAGATAGCGTTTCCGAAAAAGTAGGTTTTAGATGGTTTGAGTTTAAAGATCATGGCCCTTTTTATCTGAATGGAAAACGCTTATTGATTCGCGGAACACATCGTCATGAAGAACAAGCTGGAGTCGGCGCTGCCATGAGCAACGAACAGCATTGGGCAGATATGAAATCGATTAAAGAAATGGGTGCTAATTTTGTTCGTTTAGCACATTATCCGCAAGATCCTGAGATTTACAAAGCTTGCGACGAACTCGGACTTTTAGTTTGGGATGAACTTCCTTGGTGTCGCGGCGGAATTGGAAATGACGTTTGGAAAACGAATACCAAAAACATGTTGGCGGAAATTATCAATCAAAATTATAATCATCCAAGTATTATCATTTGGTCTTTAGGGAACGAAATCAATTGGCTTCCTGATTTTCCTGACGGAGATAATGCTGATAAAACCAATGTCTTTTTAAGTGAATTAAATGATATCGCTCATAAACTAGATCCAACCAGAAAAACGGCAATTAGAAAATATTATGAAGGATCTCATATTGTAGATGTCTTCTCTCCTTCTATCTGGTCGGGCTGGTATTCTGGAAGTTACAAAAGCTACCAAAAAGCAATTGATGTTTATAAAAAAGAATATAAACATTTTATTCATGCCGAATACGGTGGAGACAGCCATGTTGGGCGTCATAGCGAAAACCCTGTAACGGGTGAAAATGTTATAAAAGCCGAAGGCTGGGAAGAAGCTATTGTGCAGACCAAAGTTGCCAACATTGCACAAATTGGCGATTGGAGCGAAAACTATATAGTTGATCTGTTTGACTGGCATTTGCATATATCCGAGAATGATCCATCGTTTGTGGGAAATATTCAATGGGCATTCAAGGATTTTGCAACGCCTTTGCGACCAGAAGACGATATTCCGTACATGAACCAGAAAGGATTAACAGACCGAAACGGAGTTCCGAAAGATGCCTACTATGTTTTTAAAAGCTATTGGGCAAAAGAACCTTTCACTTACATCGAATCGCATACTTGGACAGAACGCCAAGGACCTGAAAACACACCGAGAACAATCAGTGTTTTCAGCAATTGCGACAAAGTGACTTTTTTTCACAACGGAAAATCGTTAGGAGAAAAACAGCGAAATCTTGCTGTGTATCCAGCAAATGGTTTAACTTGGGATGTCAATTTTAAAAAAGGTGAAAACATCCTGATTGCCATTGGTAAAAGTAAAGATGGTAAAACGGTTTCTGATACATTGAAAGTCAATTATCGTTTCAATAAAAACGATACAGCTTCTTCACTGCAATTATCATCGGAAAAACTGAAAAACGGTAATTATCTGGTTACGGCAATTGCAATCGACAACAATAATTTACGCTGTTTAGACTATGAAGCCAGTGTTTATTTTCAATGTTTAAAAGGAGGAAAAACTTTAAAAAATCAAGGAACGCCAACGGGCAGCGAATCTATTAAAATGGCAAACGGAAAAGCTTCTATCGAAGTTATTCCTGATGGTTCTGGAAAACCGATTGAAATGACGGCTTTGAATCAGAGCTTTAAGGGAGAATATTTGAAGATTCCAGTTGAGTAA
- a CDS encoding glycoside hydrolase family 2 protein, giving the protein MKKLLTALLLSSSVLASAQNLISNVPNRNITSLNGVWNYIIDPYQTGFYSFHLDQYDKSEKPAKGAFFTNYHAQNKQELVEYDFDKSPTINIPGDWNSQVTELKYYEGNVWFKKSFDYNLVTNKRLFLYLGAINYKADVYLNGKKLGTHEGGFTPFNYEVTSIVKPTGNYLVIKVDNTRHKEDVPTVNTDWWNYGGITRDVTLIEEESSFVEDYNIQLKKGNANVISGFIKINNLDASKNQVSISIPELKINYKGKADNNGILSFEIPAKKVSYWSPENPKLYDVTIDFNGKKLNDQIGFRTIETKEDKILLNGKPVFLRGISIHEENAKGGRANSQEDALRLLNWAKELGCNYVRLAHYPHNENMVREADKLGLMVWEEIPVYWTVEFKNENTYKNAQDQLTAAITRDKNRASIVIWSMANETPISEARNTFIKNLASHTRSLDNTRLISAALLTKKETIDDPIGEVLDVVAFNQYLGWYGGNLEDAEKITWKSKYNKPVFVSEFGGDAKAGFHGEKNERWTEEYQEYLYIQNLKMIEKIPHLSGTSPWILVDFRSPKRLLPGIQDGYNRKGLISNDGEKKKAFYIMQDWYAKKKNEY; this is encoded by the coding sequence ATGAAAAAACTATTAACCGCACTACTCCTAAGCTCTTCCGTTTTGGCGTCTGCGCAAAATCTAATCTCGAATGTACCAAACCGAAACATCACTTCGTTAAACGGAGTTTGGAATTATATTATAGATCCATATCAAACAGGTTTTTACAGTTTTCACCTTGACCAATACGACAAAAGTGAAAAACCAGCAAAAGGAGCTTTTTTTACCAATTACCATGCTCAAAACAAACAGGAACTGGTAGAATATGATTTTGATAAATCGCCTACAATCAATATTCCCGGCGATTGGAATTCGCAGGTTACAGAACTGAAATATTATGAGGGGAATGTTTGGTTTAAAAAGTCTTTCGATTACAATCTAGTAACTAATAAACGTCTGTTTTTATATTTAGGAGCTATCAACTACAAAGCTGATGTTTATTTAAACGGAAAAAAACTAGGAACTCACGAAGGCGGTTTCACTCCATTTAATTACGAAGTCACTTCGATTGTAAAACCAACAGGAAATTATTTGGTCATCAAAGTTGATAATACACGTCATAAAGAAGATGTTCCGACTGTAAATACCGATTGGTGGAATTATGGCGGCATCACGCGCGATGTGACTTTAATTGAGGAAGAATCCTCTTTTGTAGAAGATTATAATATTCAGCTGAAAAAAGGCAATGCAAATGTGATTTCTGGGTTTATTAAAATCAATAATTTGGATGCATCAAAAAATCAGGTTTCAATTTCTATTCCTGAATTAAAAATCAACTACAAAGGAAAAGCGGATAATAACGGAATTTTAAGCTTCGAAATCCCTGCGAAAAAGGTCTCGTATTGGTCACCAGAAAATCCGAAATTATATGATGTTACGATTGACTTTAATGGAAAAAAGTTAAACGATCAAATTGGTTTTAGAACGATCGAAACAAAAGAAGATAAAATTCTGTTGAACGGAAAACCAGTCTTCTTACGCGGAATTTCGATTCACGAAGAAAATGCAAAAGGTGGGCGCGCAAATTCTCAAGAAGATGCTTTGCGTTTATTAAACTGGGCAAAAGAATTAGGTTGTAATTATGTTCGTCTGGCGCATTATCCACATAACGAGAACATGGTTAGAGAAGCTGATAAATTAGGTTTAATGGTTTGGGAAGAAATTCCGGTTTACTGGACAGTTGAATTTAAAAATGAAAATACATATAAAAATGCTCAAGATCAATTAACTGCTGCTATTACAAGAGATAAAAATAGAGCTAGTATTGTGATTTGGTCTATGGCAAATGAAACTCCAATTTCTGAAGCTAGAAATACTTTCATTAAAAATTTAGCATCTCACACCAGATCATTAGACAATACTAGATTAATTAGCGCTGCTTTATTAACCAAAAAAGAAACTATTGATGATCCTATTGGAGAAGTTTTGGATGTTGTGGCTTTCAATCAATATTTGGGCTGGTATGGCGGAAACTTGGAAGATGCTGAGAAAATAACATGGAAATCTAAATACAACAAACCAGTTTTCGTTTCTGAATTCGGTGGTGATGCCAAAGCTGGATTTCACGGGGAGAAAAACGAACGCTGGACAGAGGAATATCAAGAATACTTATACATTCAGAACTTAAAAATGATTGAAAAGATTCCTCACTTAAGCGGAACAAGTCCGTGGATTTTGGTTGATTTCAGATCGCCAAAAAGATTGCTTCCAGGTATTCAGGACGGTTACAATCGTAAAGGTTTAATTTCAAATGATGGTGAAAAGAAAAAGGCGTTTTATATTATGCAGGATTGGTACGCTAAAAAGAAAAACGAATATTAA
- a CDS encoding DUF2911 domain-containing protein encodes MKKFYLLAVTLFAAFTVQAQDIVKFAPLDASPVDISYFPNKAVKFKKTDNPNPVVKVLYARPSVKGRTIFGDVVKFGEVWRVGANENTEVKFYKDVTIGGKKIAAGTYSLFAIPEKDKWTIIINKELDLWGSYAYDESKDVVRVSVPVKPVSTVIEALSIAFTAQGNVANLVIGWDKTTVELPITIK; translated from the coding sequence ATGAAAAAATTCTATTTACTAGCAGTTACTTTGTTTGCTGCTTTTACAGTTCAGGCTCAAGACATCGTAAAATTTGCTCCTCTTGATGCAAGTCCAGTTGATATTTCGTATTTCCCAAACAAAGCGGTGAAATTCAAGAAAACAGACAATCCTAATCCGGTTGTTAAAGTGCTTTACGCAAGACCTTCTGTAAAAGGAAGAACTATTTTTGGTGACGTTGTAAAGTTTGGTGAAGTTTGGAGAGTTGGTGCTAATGAAAACACAGAAGTTAAATTCTACAAAGATGTAACAATTGGCGGAAAAAAAATTGCCGCAGGCACATACAGTTTATTTGCTATTCCTGAAAAAGACAAATGGACTATTATCATCAACAAAGAACTTGATTTATGGGGTTCTTATGCTTATGATGAAAGTAAAGATGTGGTAAGAGTTTCAGTTCCTGTAAAACCAGTTTCTACTGTTATCGAAGCTTTATCTATTGCATTTACAGCTCAAGGTAATGTAGCAAATCTTGTTATTGGATGGGATAAAACAACTGTTGAGTTGCCAATTACGATAAAATAA
- a CDS encoding xanthine dehydrogenase family protein molybdopterin-binding subunit: MSKTSNINRVDGFAKVTGSATYSAEYKTAGVVYACLVGSTIAKGRIKTIDTKKAEWAPGVLAVITHLNVDKPAGYEKAKDKHNFGQPLQIFKDDSVLYYDQPIALVIADTFERMRYAASLIKADYLKEEHSTELKKAAEKEKKVETDKGNDYHRGEHDGYKNAEVVLETEYTIPTEVHNPMELANIIAKWDGNKPILYTKSQGVEGTRRSVAGVFGVPVEDVEVHAEYLGGAFGMGLHTWPYEIAALIGAKKLNRPVKLVLHREQMFTNVGFRPYTIQKMGLGATKDGKLTGLTHEAAAMTSSYEDFMEGTVNMSRFIYDCANVSTRYRIVPLDTCTPIWMRGPGEATGSFALESAMDEMAYKLNLDPIEFRKLNYAEKDQEQNKPWSSKFLLECYEGGMERIGWKNRKNEPGSVKEGNWLVGYGMGTGTFGCYRSPTSVKAKFLANGDLVLQCSVNDMGPGTATMMTAIGAEVIGLPSENVIIEMGKSGLPKGPTQGGSATTSSVGSAVHDACNLLLNKIIELGSKNPALKGIALTDLTFENGTVFSKKDKSKSVTLAALLSSNKLEDFEVENLSKAAEEAKKYSIYSFSVHFVKVLVNPNLGKIRLAHVVSCADIGTVISQKTSAGQMFGGAVGGIGMGLMEALEIDHRFGRPINNNFADYHVPVNADIEKQEVFFVNKKDPISNPMGTKGLGETALVGMAPAIANAVFNATGKRVRDLPITLDKIIETVV; this comes from the coding sequence ATGAGCAAGACAAGTAATATTAATAGAGTTGACGGATTTGCTAAAGTAACGGGTTCAGCAACTTATTCGGCAGAATATAAAACGGCAGGTGTTGTTTATGCCTGTTTGGTTGGAAGCACTATTGCAAAAGGAAGAATTAAAACCATTGATACCAAAAAAGCAGAATGGGCACCAGGAGTTTTGGCGGTTATTACACATTTGAATGTAGATAAACCTGCTGGCTACGAAAAAGCAAAAGACAAGCATAATTTTGGTCAGCCTCTGCAGATTTTTAAAGACGATTCGGTTTTGTATTACGATCAGCCGATTGCTTTAGTTATTGCCGATACTTTTGAGCGTATGCGTTATGCAGCAAGTTTAATTAAAGCGGATTATCTTAAAGAAGAGCATTCGACAGAACTTAAAAAAGCAGCTGAAAAAGAAAAGAAGGTAGAAACCGATAAAGGAAATGATTACCATCGTGGTGAACATGACGGATATAAAAATGCTGAGGTTGTTTTAGAAACCGAATATACGATTCCAACCGAAGTGCATAACCCAATGGAACTGGCAAACATCATAGCGAAATGGGACGGTAATAAACCGATTTTATATACAAAAAGTCAAGGTGTTGAAGGAACACGTAGAAGTGTAGCAGGAGTTTTTGGAGTGCCTGTCGAAGATGTTGAGGTTCATGCCGAATATCTTGGAGGTGCATTCGGAATGGGATTGCATACTTGGCCGTATGAAATTGCAGCTTTAATTGGAGCTAAAAAACTAAATCGTCCTGTGAAGTTAGTTTTGCATCGTGAGCAAATGTTTACCAACGTTGGTTTCAGACCTTACACGATTCAGAAAATGGGTCTTGGTGCAACTAAAGATGGAAAACTGACAGGTTTAACGCACGAGGCTGCTGCAATGACTTCGAGCTATGAAGATTTCATGGAAGGAACCGTAAACATGTCCCGATTTATTTATGATTGTGCCAATGTTTCGACACGTTACAGAATTGTGCCTTTAGATACTTGCACACCAATCTGGATGCGCGGACCAGGCGAGGCGACAGGTTCTTTTGCATTAGAAAGTGCAATGGATGAAATGGCATATAAATTAAACTTAGATCCGATTGAATTCCGTAAACTGAATTATGCAGAAAAAGATCAGGAACAAAATAAACCTTGGAGCAGTAAATTTCTTTTAGAATGTTACGAAGGCGGAATGGAACGCATAGGCTGGAAAAACCGTAAAAATGAACCAGGTTCTGTGAAAGAAGGAAACTGGTTGGTTGGTTACGGAATGGGAACAGGAACTTTCGGCTGTTATAGAAGCCCAACTTCTGTAAAGGCAAAATTTTTAGCGAATGGCGATTTAGTCTTACAATGTAGCGTAAACGATATGGGGCCAGGAACGGCTACTATGATGACTGCTATTGGAGCTGAAGTAATAGGTTTGCCATCAGAAAATGTAATTATCGAAATGGGAAAAAGCGGTTTACCAAAAGGCCCAACGCAAGGTGGTTCGGCAACGACTTCATCTGTTGGTTCCGCGGTTCATGATGCGTGCAATTTATTATTGAATAAAATAATTGAATTAGGAAGTAAAAATCCTGCTTTAAAAGGAATCGCTCTAACAGATTTAACTTTTGAGAATGGAACAGTTTTTTCTAAAAAAGATAAATCTAAGTCGGTTACTTTAGCGGCGCTTTTAAGCAGTAATAAATTAGAAGATTTTGAAGTGGAAAATCTTTCTAAAGCTGCTGAAGAAGCGAAGAAATATTCAATTTATTCATTTTCGGTTCATTTTGTAAAAGTATTGGTGAACCCGAATTTGGGTAAAATAAGATTAGCTCATGTGGTTTCTTGTGCTGATATTGGAACCGTAATAAGCCAGAAAACTTCTGCAGGACAAATGTTCGGAGGAGCAGTAGGAGGAATCGGAATGGGATTAATGGAAGCATTAGAGATCGATCATCGTTTTGGGCGTCCAATTAATAACAATTTTGCAGATTATCACGTTCCTGTAAATGCTGATATTGAAAAACAGGAAGTTTTCTTCGTCAATAAAAAAGACCCAATCAGCAACCCAATGGGAACAAAAGGTCTGGGAGAAACAGCTTTGGTCGGAATGGCGCCTGCAATTGCAAATGCTGTTTTCAATGCAACCGGAAAACGTGTTAGAGATTTACCAATTACGTTGGATAAAATTATAGAAACTGTCGTTTAA
- a CDS encoding FAD binding domain-containing protein, which produces MKNFQIIKALSSSSAVTGKAKDNSSMFIAGGTNLVDLMKKNIVAPDKLVDINGLDLKKIEFLKGKVSIGALAKNSQVAEDVSIKEKYPLLALALAAGASQQIRHMATVGGNMLQKTRCSYYYNTDMPCNKRVPKSGCGAIGGSNRMAAVFGTSDSCIAVHPSDMCVALAALDAKVLVEGPKGKREIDFTDFHRLPGNTPEKDNTLDSRELITAVEIPDNNFTKNVHYLKVRDRTSYAFALVSVAAALDIKDNTINDVRLAMGGVAHKPWRLTETEKFLKGKTISEDLFKQAGHLSMKGAKGFGDNNFKLTLGENAVAEALTIAASK; this is translated from the coding sequence ATGAAAAACTTTCAGATAATTAAAGCGCTGTCTTCTTCGTCGGCAGTTACGGGAAAAGCTAAAGATAATTCTTCTATGTTTATTGCGGGAGGAACGAATCTGGTCGATTTAATGAAGAAGAACATCGTTGCTCCAGATAAATTGGTTGACATTAACGGATTAGACTTAAAGAAAATAGAGTTCTTAAAAGGAAAAGTTTCGATTGGTGCTTTGGCAAAAAACAGTCAGGTTGCCGAAGATGTTTCTATAAAAGAAAAATATCCTTTGTTGGCATTAGCCTTAGCAGCTGGAGCTTCTCAACAGATTAGGCACATGGCAACTGTTGGAGGAAATATGTTGCAGAAAACAAGATGTTCTTATTATTATAATACCGATATGCCTTGCAACAAACGTGTTCCAAAAAGTGGATGCGGTGCGATTGGCGGTTCTAATAGAATGGCAGCAGTTTTTGGAACTTCGGACAGTTGCATTGCGGTTCACCCAAGTGATATGTGTGTGGCTTTGGCAGCACTTGACGCGAAGGTTTTGGTAGAAGGACCAAAAGGAAAGCGAGAAATTGATTTCACCGATTTTCATAGACTTCCAGGAAATACGCCTGAAAAAGACAATACGCTAGACAGTAGAGAATTGATCACTGCTGTTGAAATTCCAGATAATAATTTTACTAAAAATGTTCATTATCTAAAAGTTCGTGACAGGACGAGTTATGCTTTTGCATTGGTATCTGTTGCTGCGGCTTTAGATATAAAAGATAATACTATAAATGATGTCAGATTGGCTATGGGCGGTGTGGCACATAAACCTTGGAGATTGACAGAAACAGAAAAATTCCTGAAAGGGAAAACAATTTCAGAAGATCTATTTAAACAAGCAGGCCATTTGTCTATGAAAGGTGCAAAGGGATTCGGTGATAATAATTTTAAACTAACGCTTGGAGAGAATGCAGTAGCAGAAGCACTTACAATAGCAGCATCAAAATAA